A part of Brassica rapa cultivar Chiifu-401-42 chromosome A05, CAAS_Brap_v3.01, whole genome shotgun sequence genomic DNA contains:
- the LOC117134329 gene encoding uncharacterized protein LOC117134329: protein MEKMMRQLHAVYGEWLLKDGCWNFVVDHFKGARMLFLNESSTHADLVAMAQEDYNLDMNTESVELTYSLQQMAPDLPPIHVTSDRQVRNLLEITKTHEGDEAEEGHEAEEGDEAEDHDGEEDADIPVVADAEDYSEYGKVKDEDEEEDDEICFDDYKGAYGCEGEGSSADRIYVNQSFASKDALLSELRLTAVRRRFSFRIFKSTKTLFVATCRVSGCQWKVRASVKHGTKTFWVTKYLATHTCSIPDRIAQRKRCTPKYIGRLFIDRVGIIDGLNPQHIKDAMKNMFGMTLDYTTSYRALLYAQEMVRGSAEDGYERLPSYLEQIKAANPGSITAIELDSLNRFKYLFLAFGASIRGFKYQRRVIVVDGTHLSGKYGGTMLVAAAQDGNFQIYPLAFGIVDGENDESWEWFFTKLASCVSDEYPLVIVSDRHASIINACEKVFPWATRGICYYHLQENIVKKYKGKHLLYLVKGAAYAHTLYDFDRYMDEIRSANPDLAEYLEEADVTLWSRVHCQGDRYNLKTSNIAESINSALKRARGFPIQFLLEFIREKLGRWYWKRRGDALSLTTQHSRGVEHLLAVREENAYTLRVQQIDGWKFFVKGGNRDCNVDLELQKCDCGVYQVEKIPCSHAIAAGTAAGVHISTLVWPVYSKDTLFAGYSENIYPCVGQLVEARTCFPPEVKRGPGRQKKSRWQSWLELSRMRGRKPRKQHRVYRCSVCKETGHKRPQCKN, encoded by the exons ATGGAGAAG ATGATGCGTCAGTTACATGCAGTGTATGGAGAATGGTTGTTGAAAGATGGATGTTGGAATTTTGTGGTTGATCATTTCAAAGGAGCGAGAatgttatttttgaatgaaagttcgACACATGCTGATCTTGTTGCAATGGCTCAAGAAGATTATAACCTGGACATGAACACAGAGTCTGTGGAGCTAACCTACTCATTACAACAGATGGCTCCAGACCTTCCTCCTATTCATGTTACAAGTGATAGACAAGTTCGGAACTTGCTCGAGATAACTAAAACGCATGAA ggggatgaagctgaggaggggcATGAAGCTGaagagggggatgaagctgaggatcATGATGGGGAGGAGGATGCTGACATCCCTGTTGTTGCTGATGCTGAGGATTATAGTGAGTATGGAAAGGTTaaagatgaggatgaggaagaagatgatgaaatctGTTTTGATGATTACAAAGGGGCATATGGTTGTGAAGGAGAAGGATCATCTGCAGACAGAATCTATGTCAACCAGAGTTTTGCTAGTAAGGATGCACTGCTTTCAGAGTTGCGGTTGACAGCGGTGAGGCGTAGGTTCTCCTTCAGAATATTCAAGTCAACGAAAACTCTGTTTGTGGCAACATGTCGTGTTAGTGGTTGTCAATGGAAGGTCCGAGCAAGTGTGAAACATGGGACTAAAACGTTTTGGGTAACCAAGTATTTGGCAACTCATACATGTTCCATCCCAGACAGAATCGCTCAGCGGAAACGTTGTACTCCGAAGTACATTGGTCGACTTTTCATAGATCGAGTTGGAATCATTGATGGGTTGAATCCGCAGCATATCAAAGATGCAATGAAGAACATGTTTGGCATGACACTTGATTACACCACTTCATACAGAGCATTGTTATATGCGCAAGAAATGGTGAGAGGATCAGCGGAAGACGGGTATGAGCGACTGCCTTCATATTTGGAGCAAATCAAGGCAGCAAATCCGGGTTCTATCACAGCTATAGAACTTGATTCTCTGAATAGATTTAAGTATCTATTTCTTGCTTTTGGAGCTTCAATCAGAGGATTTAAGTATCAGAGAAGGGTCATTGTGGTAGATGGGACTCACCTAAGTGGGAAGTATGGGGGTACTATGTTGGTTGCAGCCGCACAAGACGGTAATTTTCAGATATATCCATTGGCTTTTGGGATCGTAGATGGTGAGAATGATGAATCTTGGGAATGGTTTTTCACAAAATTGGCGAGCTGTGTATCTGATGAGTATCCTCTGGTGATAGTCTCCGACAGGCACGCCTCCATTATAAATGCGTGTGAAAAGGTGTTTCCTTGGGCAACCCGAGGAATATGTTATTATCACCTTCAAGAGAATATTGTCAAAAAGTATAAAGGGAAGCATCTCTTGTACTTGGTGAAAGGTGCTGCTTATGCTCATACACTTTACGATTTTGATCGGTACATGGATGAGATACGGAGTGCAAATCCGGATCTTGCTGAGTATCTGGAGGAAGCCGATGTGACCCTATGGTCTAGGGTTCATTGTCAGGGAGACAGGTACAACTTAAAAACGAGCAATATCGCTGAATCAATTAACTCCGCACTGAAGCGAGCAAGAGGATTTCCTATTCAGTTCCTGCTGGAGTTCATAAGGGAGAAGCTAGGAAGGTGGTACTGGAAAAGGAGAGGAGATGCTTTGAGTCTTACAACTCAACATAGTCGGGGTGTTGAACACTTGCTTGCTGTCCGAGAGGAGAACGCGTATACTCTGAGAGTCCAACAAATTGATGGATGGAAGTTCTTTGTGAAAGGTGGCAATAGGGACTGTAATGTTGATCTGGAACTTCAAAAGTGTGATTGTGGTGTCTATCAAGTCGAGAAAATACCTTGCTCTCATGCTATAGCAGCTGGAACAGCAGCTGGTGTGCATATCTCCACACTTGTGTGGCCGGTCTACTCAAAGGATACTTTGTTTGCAGGATACTCAGAGAATATATATCCTTGTGTTGGACAACTTGTTGAGGCACGCACATGCTTTCCTCCGGAAGTAAAGCGTGGTCCGGGGAGACAGAAGAAATCAAGATGGCAATCTTGGTTGGAGCTATCCAGGATGAGAGGACGCAAACCCCGGAAGCAACACAGGGTTTATAGGTGCTCAGTCTGCAAAGAAACTGGCCATAAGCGTCCACAATGTAAGAACTGA
- the LOC103849510 gene encoding tubby-like F-box protein 7 encodes MPLSRSLLSRRFSISSRDHQGDTPTEPESRMLPPSSNVSGSSWSAMLPELLSEIIRRVEDTEDHWPLRRDVVACACVSNKWREITQETVRSPRNSGKITFPSCLKLPGPRDFSNQCLIKRNKRTSTFYLYLPLTPSFTDKGKFLLAARRFRTGAYTEYVISLDAHDFSQASNAYVGKLRSDFLGTNFTVYDSKPPHNGAKPSHGKASRRFASKQISPQVPAGNFEVGHVSYKFNLLKSRGPRRMISTLHCPSSSPPPPPSSSTNQRLCDATKMMKKPIKDGSGLTILKNKAPRWHEHLQCWCLNFHGRVTVASVKNFQLVATVDQSQPSGKGDEETVLLQFGKVGDDTFTMDYRQPLSAFQAFAICLASFGTKLACE; translated from the exons ATGCCTTTGTCACGGTCCCTCCTATCGCGGAGATTCTCAATATCCTCGAGGGATCATCAGGGAGACACACCAACGGAACCCGAATCACGGATGCTTCCTCCGTCGTCAAACGTCAGCGGGTCGTCATGGTCGGCGATGCTCCCTGAGTTGTTAAGCGAAATCATACGGCGCGTGGAGGACACGGAGGACCATTGGCCTCTGCGTCGAGACGTGGTCGCCTGCGCGTGCGTATCGAACAAGTGGAGAGAGATCACGCAGGAGACCGTTAGATCTCCGAGAAACTCCGGCAAAATCACTTTCCCTTCTTGCCTCAAACTG CCAGGTCCGCGAGACTTTTCTAATCAGTGCCTAATAAAGAGGAACAAGAGGACTTCTACCTTCTACTTGTATCTCCCTCTCACACCAT CATTCACTGATAAAGGAAAGTTTCTTCTGGCGGCACGGAGGTTCAGGACTGGTGCTTACACTGAGTACGTCATTTCACTTGATGCTCATGATTTCTCTCAAGCAAGTAATGCATACGTTGGCAAACTAAG GTCGGATTTTCTTGGCACCAACTTCACAGTATACGATAGCAAACCTCCACATAACGGAGCAAAGCCTTCACACGGTAAAGCCAGCCGCAGATTTGCATCGAAGCAGATAAGCCCACAAGTTCCAGCAGGCAACTTCGAAGTCGGTCATGTTTCTTATAAATTCAACCTGTTGAAATCAAGAGGTCCCAGAAGAATGATAAGCACACTCCACTGCCCATcctcatcaccaccaccaccaccatcatcatctaCTAACCAAAGGCTATGTGATGCAACCAAGATGATGAAAAAACCCATCAAGGACGGCTCAGGCTTGACGATACTAAAGAACAAAGCTCCGAGATGGCACGAGCACTTGCAATGCTGGTGTCTGAACTTCCACGGAAGAGTGACCGTTGCTTCTGTCAAGAACTTCCAGCTGGTTGCGACCGTTGACCAGAGTCAGCCAAGCGGTAAAGGGGATGAAGAGACAGTGCTTCTTCAGTTTGGTAAAGTTGGAGATGACACATTCACCATGGATTATAGACAGCCTCTCTCTGCTTTTCAGGCTTTTGCCATCTGTCTCGCAAGTTTTGGCACTAAACTTGCATGCGAGTGA